The Papaver somniferum cultivar HN1 chromosome 3, ASM357369v1, whole genome shotgun sequence genome includes a region encoding these proteins:
- the LOC113357010 gene encoding uncharacterized protein LOC113357010: MAMKRVAGHVSQRLLKGGEGVRNYFADPFVVKVENALKYEAQIVKKGDHFGQMLDELKAEFRRHQKLSAECKAKHGAAEKFTAVIISTAVAAFVYDISKKHAYVEAIIPANNLQRRRTNSPQRLADH; encoded by the exons ATGGCAATGAAAAGAGTTGCAGGACACGTATCTCAGAGGCTCTTGAAAGGAGGAGAAGGAGTTAGAAACTATTTCGCTGATCCG TTTGTAGTTAAGGTTGAAAATGCTTTAAAATATGAAGCTCAAATTGTCAAGAAGGGAGATCATTTTGGACAAATGCTAGATGAACTCAAAGCTGAATTTAGGCGTCATCAG AAACTTTCTGCAGAATGTAAGGCAAAACATGGGGCAGCTGAGAAGTTTACGGCTGTTATTATAAGTACCGCAGTCGCAGCTTTTGTTTATGATATCTCTAAAAAACATGCATATGTGGAGGCCATTATACCGGCCAACAATCTG CAAAGACGTAGGACAAACTCACCACAAAGACTTGCTGATCATTAA